In Planococcus citri chromosome 4, ihPlaCitr1.1, whole genome shotgun sequence, the genomic window TTCACAGTGAGTTGCTTGATGCCTAATGAGATGGGTTTTGAAAGCATAATGTTTGCCACACTTTTGGCAGTGAAACTGCTTCAGATGTTTTCGCTGATGTCTTGTCCAATCACATTTACCATCTTTTTGTTTGAGTATGTGATTGGTTAGATCCTGTTTCTGGTGATATTTCTTGCCGCATAAGGTGCATTCGAAATGGGGAGACTCCGCAGGTAGACGTTCATGCATTACTTGACTGTCTTTGTGATTGAATATGTGATTGGTTAGATCCTGTTTCTGGTGATATTTCTTGCCGCATAAGGCGCATTCGAAACGAGGACCCTCCACTGGCAGGCGTTCATGTATTACTTGACTTTCTTTGTGATTGAATATGTGATTGGTTAGATCCTTTTTCTGGTTATATTTCTTGCCGCATAGGGCGCATTCAAAACAAGGATCCTCCACATGTATCCGTTCATGCATTACTTTACTGTCTTGATGGTGTTTGGACATGTGATGGGTTAGACCCTGTTtctgttgatatttcttgccACATAAGGTGCATTTAAAACGAGGACCTTCCAAATGTACTCGTTCGTGCTGTGCCTTAGCCTTTTGGTATTTAAATAGCTggttgcatatgcggcatttcaagtttttctcttTATTGTGAGCCCGTTGTTGGTGCCTAACAAGActatatttttgagaaaagctcGCGCCACAGGTTTGGCAACAAAACAGTTTTTGATCAGAATGAATTCGCAGGTGGTTAATGAGAGAActtttcaatgcaaaaattttaccgCAAACAGCACACTCAAAACGAGAGACGTTTGTATGCACGTGACGTTCGTGCTTTAATTTACCTCGGCTGTGCTTGTATCGTGCATCACAAAATCTGCATTTGTAAGGTCTCTTTTCACGATGAGTTGCTTGATGTTCAATGAGATACTGTTTTTCAGCGAACGGTATGTTACATTTTGGACACAGGAATGGCTTCAAATGTTCTTGTTGGTGTTTTTTCCAAACAGATTGGTAGGAAAACGTTCTATCACAGATATTGCAGCAGTATGGAGGCGAGTCTCGTGTCAATGCTTTGGGTACCTGCAGGGAAAAAACGACTGAATTAATTTTGTGGTTGTTATCAGTTTtgagtggtgaagttgacccatttgacccctagtCCCCTATtcttacgtatccgttgaaaaagttgaaaaaacccaaatACTCGATGAATGCATGAACTCATCACaatagaatcaaaattcgaaaaagttcaattttcaattccaaacatcaaaaaaagtttaaatttattcagttgtcttattttgacctctttctgacgtattacatgaaaaaaattgataaaaattacactcataccaaacaaattgaaattcatttattttttgaattttttcgaatttcaatttttttgtggtgagttcatttcatcgtgtaaaggaattttttcaaatttttcatcatgcgAGTAtcttattattattacatatGGTATCAAGACGTAAATATTAGAGTGCATCagcatatgtaggtataggtatttactCAATTGGTGTTAAAGTAAAACGCATTTCATGATGGAGCAGAACACAAAACACATCATTACATGAAGGTAGATATGTAATTGTATGTACTAACCTTTTTCGGAACACTATCCGAGGTTTGTATCGAGGTAACTGCGCTGGGAAGTTCTTTGTTCTTTTTCACAGAGCGAGAAATCCAGCCCTCGCCATcactttctcgattttttgagcATCCAGCTAAAGAAGATGTCTCCCCATTGCCCTAAAGTGCAGATCAACATAAATGTTGTGCTAAAAATGTAACTGGCACGAAGGTAATTGAAACCATACCATTTACTCTTACCTGGTACATATTTAGCACATCGTTACAGTTTGGGCGTTGAGTTGTCACTTGTACTTGTTCTATCCGTAGTGTTCGCCTAGCGTGTGTTTTAACAAATTGTTCGTTGAGTACGAGCAAGAGCACACGATTGTTCGCTTTCGTCGAGTCAGAGAAACAGCTCTGTGAATCTTCTGAGGCCGGATCTAGAAGAAAATTGCATGGAAATTTTATAAGTTATATTATGAAATCCTATACAAGTCAAGTTTTTCATaaccttactttttttttagaaacaaaatCATTCTATTTACGCTGCACCATAAGAACCTACTTACTCTCTTCAGATGGTTGTTGAGAATGCTCTTCTACGTTACAACGAACTTCGTCATTCGATATTTGTGTGGAGAGGGtggtcaaatttaaaaattgattatattCTTTCTGAGGACGTGTCGCTGTATTAGGTAGACTGCTATTCGAATATTCTGGGAAAGGGATAGTCAAATAGTCGCGAATATCATCAGTAATATTTCTGGAAGTTTCTGAACGTGCAACTGAGAAACAAAAAcatgagtaggtacttatttatctAGTTCTAGGTATAAGCTtctgaagttttaaaaatatgaacagCAATACGAGTCTCTCTATAATACTTTCtcttaaagaaatgaaaaaaagaatgactgaaattttcttcacGATTTTCACCAGAATTTCCCCAATTTTTACCCCCCTAGACCTGCGCTTCGGAGTATATTTCATGCtagtcgtcgtcgtggttccttgtcctttacaggacatcgGAAATCGCATTTTGTTGCTAATTAGGTAGAaatggttcgaacaaattttggaaactggttttaaacagtgtgtgtcacaaacactggtttcaaacagtgtctgtcacaaacactggttttgaagaacggtgtctgtcacaaacactggttttgaacaacagcatctgtcacaaacactggttttgatcTTTTGAACAACAgtttctgtcacaaacactggttccaaacagtgtctgccacaaacactggttttgaagaACAGTGTCTGGCACAAACAGTGGTTTTGAACAAAAGCGTGTGTTACAAACATTGGTTtcaaaccgtgtctgtcacaaacactggtttcaaactgtgtctgtcacaaacactggtttcaaacagtgtctgtcacaaacacttgttttaatcagtgtctgtcacaaacactggttttaaacagtgtctgtcacaaacacttgttttaaacaatgtctgtcacaaacactatttttaatcagtgtctttcacaaacactggttttaaacagtgagtgtcacaaacactggtttcaaatggtttctatcacaaacactagttttaaacagtgtctgttacaaacactggttttgaagaACCGTGTCTGTCACACATGCCGGTTTTGAAGAACAGTGTATGTCACACACACTGGGTTTAaagaacagtgtctgtcacaaacactggttttgaacaacagagtctgtcacaaacactggttttaaacagtgtgtgTTTCATACACTGGTTttaaagtgtctgtcacaaacactggtttcaaagtgtctgtcacaaacactggtttcaaacagtgtttgTTTCatacactggtttcaaacagtgtaaACAgtatctgtttcaaacactggttttgaagaACAGTGTCTGGCACAAACAGTGGTTTTGAACAAAAGCGTGTGTTACAAACATTGGTTtcaaaccgtgtctgtcacaaacactggtttcaaactgcgtctgtcacaaacactggtttcaaacagtatctgtcacaaacacttgttttaatcagtgtctgtcacaaacactggttttaaacagtgtctgtcacaaacacttgttttaaacaatgtctgtcacaaacactatttttaatcagtgtctttcacaaacactggttttaaacagtgagtgtcacaaacactggttttaaacggtgtctgcacaaacactggtttcaaatggtttctgtcacaaacactagttttaaacagtgtctgttacaaacactggttttgaagaacagtgtctgtcacacaCTCCGGTTTTGAAGAACTGTGTATGTCACACACACTGGGTTTGaagaacagtgtctgtcacaaacactggttttgaacaacagagtctgtcacaaacactggttttaaacagtgtgtgTTTCATACACTGGTTttaaagtgtctgtcacaaacactggtttcaaacagtgtttgTTTCatacactggtttcaaacagtgtaaACAgtatctgtttcaaacactggttttaaacagtggtgtaaacagtgtctgtttcaaacactagttttaaacagtgtaaGTACATTGTGACAaagtgagtaggtacctatcgctAGACCGTATACTAACCTTGAAAATCTTGTGCAGGTTGTGCATCCGAATTATGAAGGATGTTGTTGGGGTTTTCTGCGGAAGGTACAAGTATGATGAAAGTATTGGAAGCATTTTCAGTTATATGATTATACGTGGAAGTTTCAGTCGGTGCAACAATTGTGTTACCAGCATCTGTGGCGATATTTCGAGCAGTTTCCACGAGCGCAACTGAGAAGCAAAATTATTCGTATGACCCCAAAGTTGTTTCCTCAATGGTGCCAGAGAATGTcagtttccaaaaatgaaaaatgaaaatattatgaaattacCCACCTTCGCCAGGAACCTGTTCAAGCTGTTCCTCCGAATTATGATGATCGTCGCTCGATATTTCTAGGGGAGACCTGAACGAATTCGTAGAGCGATAATCTTCAGTTaccttttcaataaattcaacgAGCGAagctgaaaaacaaaatatgaatttttgagatcaaAGTTTGTTTCTTCTCAGGACGCTCATCCTATAATATCTCATCAAATTGATAAGACAAAATTGTACACATTTAGCTCGTAGGTATTACATCATTCATTTGCTGCACTTGATTGGAAAAGTCTGTATTTTCTTCGGCGTATTTTCCTTAGAAGAAGAACGGGGTAGAGTGGGAATAATTTCGGCCAAACAAGTGATTTTGTCATCTCATTTTTGGGTGAGGGATGAGGGGATGAGGGATCAAGTTTTCCCACGGacagaaactaaaaaattatgtCATTATGATTTAGATATATGTACCTTGTGTTATGTGTCTAATACAGCCATCGTCAGAAAATTGTTCAAGTGGTTCCTCCGACCGATGAAGATCATGGCTCGATATTTCTAGGGAAGGCACACTCAAACCTATTGAGCAACCACCTTCGGCAACCTTTCCGATAGATTCTACAAgctcaactgaaaaaaaaaataggaacaCCTATAAGTATGAGGGTGGTCTCAAAGTTGGTATTAAACTACATTACACACGTTTCGAAGTAACATTCACTCAACTTGTTTTGGCTTCACATTTTGCAGATTCGGATAGGTCTTTACGTTTCTTGGAATGTTCTTCAGTTTCGCTTTCAGTTCCACAACATTCACTGTGAAAATTATGCTCAGTTGCAAACAAATTATCGGGTAAAATAATGAATTGGTACCTATAAGAATGGTTTTTCGATCAGGTTCACATACCTTCTAAGATCAGATGGAAAAGCATCATCTTGGGACTGCCTCGAGTTATGATTTATAAACTGATGTGAGGAAGAATGACAACAGCCGATGTTATGCGTTCGTCTTGCGGATTCgtctttcgaaaaattatttaataaattcatactgataaaacatgaaaactttGGGGAAATTACACAACGATTCTACTTGGTTTCAAATTAAAGTCATTCGAACGATCATTTTTCACGACTGAATGAATGGCAGCGAATGCGCATAGTCTTTTAAACAACTTCTTGTCAAGGAATTGGACATAGATACGTTTACAAAATAGAAGTTTTCTGTATCACCTACGCAACCATAATATATACAATCACTTTTGGGGCACGGACTGATAAGATATTACAGTGATAAGAACATGGTACAATCTGATAGCTGACCCATTCATCGTGTAAATAGCTGAATGGAAGCTTGGAGAAAACGAAGCGATTCCActcatatgtacatacaaaccTACCTGTACCTAATGTACATAAATGGGTATTTTTATGCTGTACTGAACCTTGTCACATGAATTGAacgttatttttataatattttcataCAGGAGGAGTCCCGATTAGGCCGTTTTTTGGGTGCCGggcagttatcgactcaaccactcttaaaatgttgtaataaatgtcccaaatacgaatccgtggttagtcaacccaaaatgaccattttttgtgctccaggggttcccaaatgATGCAccatttaaaataggtacctacatgtttcGAATAATGAATCGCAGCTATgaagaaaaatgattcaattcatgAATCATGAATCCAGTCTTTAAAAAATGcttcgaatcacgaatcaaatcacaaaatttctGATTCGAATTGTGATGCAAATGGTCCTACATTTTCTAAGGCAAAAAATCACtataaaaacctttttttttcaattttgtaaaaatttatcaaaattttaaaagtcaaatacagcatctgaaattttgatatatgTGTGCTCTTTTGGTTTAATCTGATTTCGCTCAAATCGGAGAGTATTTGTTcgcttgagatttttttaaacttcgaaaataaaattcaatttgtcaCCTCGAAGCCTCAGTACCTGCtttaatttaaactttttcaaatttctgtttcgttcattctttttttgaaaaattgatgtggtTGATGCGCTACTTcggccaatttttaaaattcctcaaagattgaaaaaaaaattatattccgCCGTTCAAAGCATTGTTGTGAGAAGTGCAGGATATGAAGGCTATGCTTTGTCAATGACAACTGATGGGTTGTGTTGACCCCATTGtgaattgaagagctctattccaaagtgggttaagtcaaattttttcatttttcataaaacgcatttgaaatttttgatgtagAATTTGTTCTGTTCCTGAAGTGGCACCAATTGTAGAAGGTTGATACATCCTTCCTCtctttggacaaaaaaaatcgatcgtagaaaaagttattttttcgaccattttgcaccactgaagttgaaaaatcaatgacttaacccactttggaaataAGAATCGCCGTAAGAATGAAATCCGCCGTTTTGAACCCTACAAACTGcacatttcgtgtttttttcttctgaaattggTCAAGTCTTCCTTTCACAACTTTGTACTGTCAAATATGAAGTTGAAACAtcaatgacttaacccactttggaaataaaaatcgtcgcacagtgggccacagacccccaaaaacggcgataattcggtttcaaccctcattgatgtgatacgtcgaataatacattttcgaggtcgtagaattcgaatctgcacttattttttttgtaggggtggggggtgaggcgtggggagcgggaaaatttgaaatgttgcttatattatcgtgtaatatatcgattaatatgttttcgaggtcgtagagttcgaatatggagttatttttttggtaggggtgggtggtgaggcgcggggaggaaggaatttcaaattttgcttatattattgtgtaatatgtcgattgatatgttttcgaagtcgtaGAACttgaatctgcacttatttcgtttgtaggggtgaggggtgaggcgtgggggagtgaaaaattccaaatttactttttgatgttttcttataccactgatttttaaagtttgcagttttttacacaaaatcagaacacattttggaacaaaactcaTATAATCGCGCAATATCGtgtgttctcttctgcatagTGATGTGTATTTAGGAGTAGTGTATATTatgttttagcgattttttgccCGAAATTGCCCCATTGCTTTGCAGGTTcctttttctaataaaaatccatcaattttcttcagaattgcGGATATACCTATCGCAATTTTAAGATCGAAACATGATatactcgattcaattttgattgaaatacattatttgagttataaaatgattttttcaaatcaacaatgaaaaaaacctcaaaaacataacaaacggcATATTAAACGACACAATGAGCAAAATTCACCTCTCTACGCCTCAGTTTTaatccctaccaaaaaaataactccatattcgaacgctacgacctcgaaaacatattaatcgatatattacacaataatataagcaaaatttgaaattttcttgctccccacgcctcaccccctacccctacaaaaaaagtaagtgcagattcgaattctacgacctcgaaaacatatcaatcgacatattacacaataatataagcaaaatttgaaattccttcctccccgcgcctcaccccccacccttaccaaaaaaataactccatattcgaactctacgacctcgaaaacatattaatcgatatattacacgataatataagcaacatttcaaattttcccgctccccacgcctcaccccccacccctacaaaaaaaataagtgcagattcgaattctacgacctcgaaaatgtattattcgacgtattgcacatcaatgagggttgaatccgaattaGCTGAATCTCACGCAGTGTTGACTTAACCCATTTTGGAAACCAAAAGTAatttgacttaacccactttggaaaaatgtgaatttttaaagggCTGGCAACACTGATATGAGGTAGGTATGAAAGTTCTGATACCTATGTTTTGTAAGTACCTCTCTGAACTATTAGATGGCGGtgctaactcaattttttttaaatttgacttaacccactttggaatagagctcttcaattctTTTTGTTCTGCCACAAATTCATGAGCATCATTCGGGAATTGCTCCACTAT contains:
- the LOC135842590 gene encoding zinc finger protein 84-like, translating into MNLLNNFSKDESARRTHNIGCCHSSSHQFINHNSRQSQDDAFPSDLRSECCGTESETEEHSKKRKDLSESAKCEAKTIELVESIGKVAEGGCSIGLSVPSLEISSHDLHRSEEPLEQFSDDGCIRHITQASLVEFIEKVTEDYRSTNSFRSPLEISSDDHHNSEEQLEQVPGEVALVETARNIATDAGNTIVAPTETSTYNHITENASNTFIILVPSAENPNNILHNSDAQPAQDFQVARSETSRNITDDIRDYLTIPFPEYSNSSLPNTATRPQKEYNQFLNLTTLSTQISNDEVRCNVEEHSQQPSEENPASEDSQSCFSDSTKANNRVLLLVLNEQFVKTHARRTLRIEQVQVTTQRPNCNDVLNMYQGNGETSSLAGCSKNRESDGEGWISRSVKKNKELPSAVTSIQTSDSVPKKVPKALTRDSPPYCCNICDRTFSYQSVWKKHQQEHLKPFLCPKCNIPFAEKQYLIEHQATHREKRPYKCRFCDARYKHSRGKLKHERHVHTNVSRFECAVCGKIFALKSSLINHLRIHSDQKLFCCQTCGASFSQKYSLVRHQQRAHNKEKNLKCRICNQLFKYQKAKAQHERVHLEGPRFKCTLCGKKYQQKQGLTHHMSKHHQDSKVMHERIHVEDPCFECALCGKKYNQKKDLTNHIFNHKESQVIHERLPVEGPRFECALCGKKYHQKQDLTNHIFNHKDSQVMHERLPAESPHFECTLCGKKYHQKQDLTNHILKQKDGKCDWTRHQRKHLKQFHCQKCGKHYAFKTHLIRHQATHCEKRTYKCDICGARFKHNNTKLRHERYMHSEVTCFECAVCGKKFNHKSSIFLHLRVHSGQKPFRCETCGKRFSCKPELVSHQWTHSKVKKFKCRICNRSFKHKHTKTTHERLHVEGARFECALCGKKYRQKIGLAYHTSKQVCSKSVEDLYFECALCGKKYSQKVGLAYHISNQVCSKSEKERSNVEGPRFECAVCGNKYREKRYLAKHLSNQVCSKSAQEHLHVKGLRFECALCGKKYRKKYGLAYHISHNCS